The following coding sequences are from one Burkholderia stabilis window:
- the panB gene encoding 3-methyl-2-oxobutanoate hydroxymethyltransferase, whose protein sequence is MSAHTRTTRKTVTAIRATKGIGSLVSLTAYSAPMAKLVDDVADVIIVGDSVGMVLYGMPDTLRVTLDMMIAHGAAVVRGAAQACVVVDLPFSTYQESPAQAYRSAARLLAETGAQAVKLEGGSEMADTIRFLTDRGIPVMAHVGLMPQQANATGGFRAQGMDPRSAAQVFDAACAAERAGAFSVVIEGTAEALARHLTETLSIPTIGIGASPACDGQVLVTEDMIGAFDAYTPRFVKRYADANAVMREAIRQYAHDVRQRVFPEPAHCFGYGKPLQLADAEAAA, encoded by the coding sequence ATGAGCGCACATACCCGCACCACCCGCAAGACCGTCACCGCGATCCGCGCGACGAAAGGCATCGGCAGCCTCGTGTCGCTGACCGCCTATTCCGCGCCGATGGCGAAGCTGGTCGACGACGTGGCCGACGTGATCATCGTCGGCGATTCCGTCGGCATGGTGCTGTACGGCATGCCCGATACGCTGCGCGTCACGCTCGACATGATGATTGCACACGGCGCGGCCGTCGTACGCGGCGCCGCGCAGGCGTGCGTCGTCGTCGACCTGCCGTTCTCGACGTACCAGGAATCGCCTGCGCAGGCGTATCGCTCCGCCGCGCGGCTGCTTGCCGAAACGGGCGCGCAGGCCGTGAAGCTCGAAGGCGGCAGCGAGATGGCCGACACGATCCGCTTCCTGACCGATCGCGGCATTCCGGTGATGGCGCATGTCGGCCTCATGCCGCAGCAGGCCAACGCGACGGGCGGCTTCCGTGCACAGGGCATGGACCCGCGCTCGGCCGCACAGGTGTTCGACGCCGCGTGCGCGGCCGAGCGGGCCGGCGCGTTCAGCGTCGTCATCGAGGGCACAGCCGAAGCGCTCGCGCGGCACCTGACGGAAACGCTGTCGATCCCGACGATCGGCATCGGCGCATCGCCCGCCTGCGACGGGCAAGTGCTCGTGACCGAGGACATGATCGGCGCCTTCGATGCGTACACGCCGCGCTTCGTGAAGCGTTACGCCGACGCGAACGCGGTGATGCGCGAAGCGATTCGCCAGTACGCGCACGACGTGCGGCAACGCGTGTTTCCCGAACCGGCGCATTGCTTCGGGTACGGCAAGCCGTTGCAACTGGCCGACGCCGAAGCCGCCGCCTGA
- a CDS encoding MFS transporter, protein MQSAVVGAVRAAASRYRWTVCALLFFATVINYMDRQILGLLAPMLQHDIGWSQVQYGRIVMAFSAFYALGLLGFGRIVDWLGTRVSYALAMLVWSIAAMLHAAVGSVTGFAFVRALLGIGEGGNFPAAIKTTAEWFPRRERALATGIFNSGANIGAVFAPAIIPAIAVAYGWRAAFVIIGAIGIVWLAVWLVLYRQADTCALAAEYDEPRDEAEALDAANANAGAPRWGELIRKRETWAFLIGKFLTDPVWWFYLFWLPKWLNESRGMDMQHIGLPLVCIYALTTVGSIGGGWLSSQLLRAGWSVNGARKTAMLICACCVLPIAFVSQVQSLWIAVLIVGLAAAAHQGWSANLFTTASDLFPRRAVASVVGIGGMAGSIGGVLFSEVIGQVLQRTGHYWVLFAIGASAYLIALAVMHVLTPKMKPAKLDA, encoded by the coding sequence ATGCAATCTGCCGTCGTCGGCGCCGTGCGCGCTGCCGCCAGCCGCTACCGCTGGACCGTCTGTGCGCTGCTGTTTTTCGCGACCGTCATCAACTACATGGACCGGCAGATCCTCGGCCTGCTCGCGCCGATGCTCCAGCACGACATCGGCTGGAGCCAGGTGCAGTACGGCCGCATCGTGATGGCGTTTTCCGCGTTCTACGCGCTCGGGCTGCTCGGCTTCGGGCGCATCGTCGACTGGCTCGGCACGCGCGTGTCGTATGCGTTGGCGATGCTGGTGTGGAGCATCGCCGCGATGCTGCACGCGGCGGTCGGCTCGGTGACGGGCTTCGCGTTCGTGCGCGCGCTGCTCGGGATCGGCGAGGGCGGCAACTTCCCGGCCGCGATCAAGACGACGGCCGAGTGGTTCCCGCGCCGCGAGCGCGCGCTCGCCACCGGCATCTTCAACTCGGGCGCGAACATCGGCGCGGTGTTCGCGCCGGCGATCATCCCGGCGATCGCGGTGGCCTACGGCTGGCGCGCGGCGTTCGTGATCATCGGCGCGATCGGCATCGTGTGGCTCGCGGTGTGGCTCGTGCTCTATCGGCAGGCCGATACGTGCGCGCTCGCCGCGGAATACGACGAGCCGCGCGACGAGGCCGAAGCGCTCGACGCGGCGAATGCGAACGCCGGCGCGCCGCGCTGGGGCGAACTGATCCGCAAGCGCGAGACGTGGGCGTTCCTGATCGGCAAGTTCCTGACCGACCCGGTGTGGTGGTTCTATCTGTTCTGGCTGCCGAAGTGGCTCAACGAGTCGCGCGGGATGGACATGCAGCACATCGGCCTGCCGCTCGTCTGCATCTATGCGCTGACGACGGTCGGCAGCATCGGCGGCGGCTGGCTGTCGTCGCAGTTGCTGCGCGCGGGCTGGAGCGTGAACGGCGCGCGCAAGACGGCGATGCTGATCTGCGCATGCTGCGTGTTGCCGATCGCGTTCGTGTCGCAGGTGCAGAGCCTGTGGATCGCGGTGCTGATCGTCGGGCTGGCCGCTGCCGCGCACCAGGGCTGGTCGGCGAACCTGTTCACGACGGCCTCCGACCTGTTCCCGCGCCGCGCGGTCGCGTCGGTGGTCGGTATCGGCGGGATGGCCGGTTCGATCGGCGGCGTGCTGTTCTCGGAAGTGATCGGCCAGGTGCTGCAACGCACGGGCCACTACTGGGTGCTGTTCGCGATCGGCGCGTCGGCGTACCTGATCGCGCTGGCCGTGATGCATGTGCTCACGCCGAAGATGAAGCCGGCGAAACTCGACGCGTAA
- a CDS encoding DNA-3-methyladenine glycosylase 2 family protein — protein sequence MVYSRFMRLDPDTCYDALLSRNRRFDGWFFVGVATTGVYCRPVCPVKPPKAGNCSYYPTAAAAEKAGFRPCMRCRPELAPGHGLLDLSGNLADAAAALIENDFLNEHSVDALAQRVGVTERHLRRIFAAQFGVSPVEFAQTHRLLMAKRLLTDTALPVAVVASTAGFGSVRRFNDLFRQRYGLNPLRLRKGAGASANGDMTFPLPYRPPFAWADLMRFLAQRQIDGVERIDAQGYARVVELPGRNNHGAGRVTGWLSVAHVPQRFALAVTVSPALTPVVPAVLARVRRLFDLDSRPDVIDAHLGELADGSPGLRVPGAFDGLEMAIRAIAGERLEAVQAGAMLARVAERFGTSLESAPPGLTHALPSAATLAAVPPAALEAIGFTHEAAQAIVSLARAVADGALALEPMAPLDATLAVLRAMRGFDERAVQYVAMRAMAWPNAFPADDALLPARADRAHMPSSTPHAARWAPWRAYAALHVWRLHGEVLQ from the coding sequence ATGGTTTACAGTCGTTTCATGCGCCTCGATCCCGACACCTGCTACGACGCCCTGCTTTCGCGGAACCGCCGCTTCGACGGCTGGTTCTTCGTCGGTGTCGCGACGACCGGCGTGTATTGCCGCCCCGTATGCCCGGTGAAGCCGCCGAAAGCGGGCAACTGCAGCTATTACCCGACCGCCGCGGCCGCCGAGAAAGCGGGCTTTCGGCCGTGCATGCGTTGCCGCCCCGAGCTTGCGCCCGGCCACGGGCTGCTCGACCTGTCCGGCAATCTCGCGGACGCGGCCGCCGCGCTGATCGAGAACGATTTCCTGAACGAGCATTCAGTCGACGCGCTCGCGCAGCGGGTCGGCGTGACCGAGCGCCATCTGCGCCGGATCTTCGCCGCGCAGTTCGGCGTGTCGCCGGTCGAATTCGCGCAGACGCACCGCCTGCTGATGGCCAAGCGGCTGCTGACCGACACCGCGTTGCCGGTGGCCGTCGTCGCATCGACGGCCGGGTTCGGCAGCGTGCGGCGCTTCAACGATCTGTTCCGGCAACGCTACGGCCTCAATCCGCTGCGGCTGCGCAAAGGCGCCGGCGCATCCGCCAACGGCGACATGACGTTTCCGCTGCCGTACCGGCCGCCGTTCGCGTGGGCCGACCTGATGCGCTTTCTCGCGCAGCGGCAGATCGACGGCGTCGAGCGGATCGACGCGCAGGGCTACGCACGCGTCGTCGAATTGCCGGGCAGAAACAATCACGGCGCCGGCCGCGTGACGGGCTGGTTGTCGGTCGCGCACGTGCCGCAGCGGTTCGCGCTGGCCGTCACCGTGTCGCCCGCGCTGACGCCGGTCGTACCAGCCGTGCTCGCGCGCGTGCGGCGGCTGTTCGATCTCGACAGCCGCCCCGACGTGATCGACGCGCATCTCGGCGAACTCGCGGACGGCTCGCCCGGCCTGCGCGTGCCCGGCGCGTTCGACGGCCTCGAGATGGCGATCCGCGCGATCGCGGGCGAACGACTCGAAGCCGTGCAGGCGGGTGCGATGCTCGCGCGCGTCGCCGAACGTTTCGGTACGTCGCTGGAAAGCGCGCCGCCGGGACTGACGCACGCGCTGCCTTCCGCCGCGACGCTGGCTGCCGTGCCGCCGGCGGCACTGGAAGCGATCGGGTTCACGCACGAAGCGGCGCAGGCGATCGTGTCGCTCGCACGCGCGGTCGCCGACGGCGCGCTCGCGCTCGAACCGATGGCGCCGCTCGACGCGACGCTCGCCGTGCTGCGCGCGATGCGCGGCTTCGACGAACGCGCGGTGCAGTACGTCGCGATGCGCGCGATGGCCTGGCCGAACGCGTTCCCGGCCGACGACGCGCTGCTTCCCGCGCGCGCCGACCGAGCGCACATGCCATCATCCACGCCGCACGCGGCGCGCTGGGCGCCGTGGCGCGCGTATGCCGCACTGCACGTATGGCGCCTTCATGGAGAAGTATTGCAATGA
- a CDS encoding AraC family transcriptional regulator, translating into MLLAGQSGDPWAVPPMARLPRPLFVRAFEIPGNACVDAHSHPWAQLMYATSGVLEVSTPSGRHLLPPHYAMWIPPHMPHAVSTRDCVAFHSLYLDDAIARDDANDDCTILCMTPLLRELVIATAELPVNYDETGPDGALVCLIADRIARMRPAPLTVPLPRDPRLLKIARALHAYPGDPRSLDEWGHQVGATRRTLSRLFRQDTGLSFTEWRQAVRLLASLPLLDAGEPIGAVAAQLGYDSTSSFIALFQAKFNVTPGAYAKREARRPALTA; encoded by the coding sequence ATGTTGCTGGCGGGACAATCGGGTGACCCTTGGGCGGTGCCGCCGATGGCGCGCCTGCCGAGGCCGCTGTTCGTGCGCGCGTTCGAGATTCCCGGCAACGCGTGCGTCGACGCGCACAGTCATCCGTGGGCGCAGCTGATGTATGCGACGAGCGGCGTGCTGGAGGTATCGACGCCGTCGGGCCGGCACCTGCTGCCGCCGCACTACGCGATGTGGATTCCGCCGCATATGCCGCACGCGGTGTCGACGCGCGATTGCGTCGCGTTCCACAGCCTGTATCTCGACGATGCGATCGCGCGCGACGATGCGAACGACGATTGCACGATCCTCTGCATGACGCCGCTGCTGCGCGAACTGGTGATCGCGACTGCCGAGTTGCCGGTGAACTACGACGAGACGGGGCCGGACGGCGCGCTCGTGTGCCTGATCGCCGACCGGATCGCGCGCATGCGGCCCGCGCCGCTGACGGTGCCGCTGCCGCGCGATCCGCGCCTGCTGAAAATCGCGCGTGCGTTGCATGCGTATCCGGGCGATCCGCGCAGTCTCGACGAATGGGGGCATCAGGTCGGCGCGACGCGGCGCACGTTGTCGCGGCTGTTCCGGCAGGACACGGGGCTGTCCTTCACCGAGTGGCGGCAGGCCGTGCGGCTGCTCGCGTCGCTGCCGCTGCTCGATGCGGGCGAGCCGATCGGTGCGGTGGCCGCGCAACTGGGCTACGACTCGACGTCGTCGTTCATCGCGCTGTTCCAGGCGAAATTCAACGTGACGCCCGGCGCGTATGCGAAGCGTGAAGCGCGCCGCCCGGCATTGACTGCATAG
- a CDS encoding methylated-DNA--[protein]-cysteine S-methyltransferase yields MTPAHLIPSPLGDIAVRIEDDALTGLYFVGQKYFPSLALMPAADAHVASPLARKIAEEVAEYFTGTRETFSVPIHLRGTAFQRSVWKELLAIPFGELVSYGDITARVGLPMSAARAVGGAVGRNPVSIMVPCHRVVGASGSLTGYAGGIDRKRALLSLEGAGFARDARHPVQQALAF; encoded by the coding sequence ATGACTCCCGCTCACCTGATTCCGAGCCCGCTGGGCGACATCGCCGTGCGTATCGAGGACGATGCGCTGACGGGCCTGTACTTCGTCGGCCAGAAATACTTTCCGTCGCTCGCGCTCATGCCGGCGGCGGACGCGCACGTCGCGTCGCCGCTCGCACGCAAGATCGCCGAAGAAGTCGCGGAATATTTCACCGGCACGCGCGAAACGTTCTCCGTGCCGATTCATCTGCGCGGCACGGCGTTTCAACGGAGCGTATGGAAGGAACTGCTGGCGATTCCGTTCGGCGAGCTCGTGTCGTACGGCGACATCACCGCACGCGTCGGCTTGCCGATGAGCGCCGCGCGCGCCGTGGGCGGCGCGGTCGGCCGCAACCCGGTATCGATCATGGTGCCGTGCCATCGCGTAGTCGGCGCATCGGGCAGCCTCACCGGCTATGCGGGCGGCATCGACCGGAAACGCGCGCTGCTGTCGCTCGAAGGCGCCGGGTTCGCGCGCGATGCGCGTCATCCGGTACAGCAGGCGCTTGCGTTCTAA
- a CDS encoding Lrp/AsnC family transcriptional regulator, with product MAGITLDDLDLRILAILQDDASVSNLQLAERALSSPPTCMRRVRRLTEAGVIRRQVAILDPVAIGTAVTALIEISLDRQTAEDYDAFEAYVCAEPAVTQCYRVSPGPDFVVVADLADVAEYDEFARRLFTGASNVRNVRTFFSTHRAKFEANARVTHAMRKRA from the coding sequence ATGGCCGGCATCACCCTCGACGATCTCGACCTGCGCATCCTCGCGATCCTGCAGGACGACGCGTCGGTGTCGAACCTGCAACTGGCCGAGCGCGCGCTGTCGTCGCCGCCCACCTGCATGCGCCGCGTGCGGCGGCTGACCGAAGCGGGCGTGATCCGCCGGCAGGTCGCGATACTCGATCCGGTCGCGATCGGCACGGCCGTCACTGCGTTGATCGAGATCAGCCTCGACCGCCAGACGGCTGAAGACTACGACGCGTTCGAAGCGTACGTATGCGCGGAGCCGGCCGTCACGCAGTGCTATCGCGTGTCGCCGGGCCCTGATTTCGTGGTGGTGGCCGATCTGGCCGACGTCGCCGAATACGACGAATTCGCGCGGCGGCTGTTCACCGGTGCATCGAACGTCCGCAACGTGCGGACGTTCTTCTCGACGCATCGCGCGAAGTTCGAGGCGAACGCGCGCGTCACGCATGCGATGCGCAAGCGCGCGTGA